The Chamaesiphon minutus PCC 6605 DNA window TCAAAAAAGATCGAGCGATCTCAATGTGCTAAGGCAGTGGCTCGATCGCCATTAACTTGGCAAAAGTACCAAGAACTTTACCCAGTAAAGCTAATAGGGCTAGTAACACGATCGAGAACACGCGCCAAAATTTAGAGCCGATCGCAAAATAGGGGCTATTCATGAATAGCCCCTATTTTACGATCGGCGATAATCCGCCTAAATCTAAATGTTATTCGCTGGTTATTTCCCTAGCAGTAGCCGATTTAGAGCGTTTAGTTCGTCCATGTTGGTAGCAACTAAAAGCTCAACAATTAAAATTGTATCTATAGTTACAATTTTAATTTTAGCTGTGGCACACTGCGCCAACGTCGCCTAAATACAATAGTTAGCTAATATCAACTTTGCATTGCGACAAGCGGTGACAGATCGCTGTAAGAATAAATAGCAACTTCGATGAGTTAACGAACGCGATCGACAATAAAATTGACGACCTCCGCCAACCCAGTTCCGAGTTTGAGATTAGTAAAAATAAACGGTTTAGCTCCACGCATCTTAATACTGTCGCGTTCCATAATGCCCAGATCGGCACCTACTTGAGCCGCCAAGTCGATCTTATTAATCACCAACAAATCTGACTTGGTAATGCCAGGGCCGCCCTTACGAGGGATTTTATCGCCACCTGCGACATCGATCGTGTAGATAGTCAGATCGACTAGTTCGGGACTAAAGGTCGCCGCTAGATTATCGCCACCACTTTCGAGGAAGACAATATCTAAATCTGTAAATTGGCGTTCTAATTGTTCGATCGCGGCAATATTCATCGAGGCATCTTCCCTGATGGCAGTATGGGGACAGCCGCCAGTTTCGACACCGATAATCCGTTCGGAGTCTAGAGCCTGACTTCTGACTAGAAATTGAGCGTCTTCTTGCGTGTAGATATCATTGGTAACTACGGCTAATTGATAGCGATCGCGTAGCTGCTTGCACAAACCATCGAGTAATGCAGTTTTACCGGAACCAACAGGGCCTGCAATGCCAACGCGGAGGGGATTCATAATTTAGAGGGTAGAGGGTAGGCTTTAGGCTTTAGGCGTTAGGCGTTAGGCTTTAGGTTTTAGGTTTTAGGCTTTAGGCTTTAGGCAACAGTCTAAAAAAACTAGAATTTAGTGTAGATTTCTGGTTACCCACAAGGGGCACCCCTACAGATCGATTGTGTAGGGGTGCCCCTTGTGGGTACCCGGAGGTTGTCACAGTAATAGGATCTACGCATAATGGCAAGATCTGAGGTTACTTAGATTCTTGCGCGCATTGTTCTTCAGGACAGGATACAGTGATTTGACCGATCGCGGCACGATTGTCGTACTTTTGAGTTTTGAGATATTCATCATTACTTTCGGGATAGTCGCCCGCAAAAGCTCGCTTGCCGATTGGTTTGGGACGAAATGCCAAACCGCTGGGTTGCTGGTTAAAATTAATAAACTCGTGAGACTCGTTTTCTTTGCTTAGAGTTAGAGTCGCACCACCATAAACCGTGGCAGCTTGTTTGATGGGCGTACCGGGGCCGACACCTTGCTGCGTGCGGTAGCTAGGATTATCCGTCATCAAATGTTGAATCCGATCGGCATCGCCAAAATTAGTTCCAGCCGGGTAGGGAATATAGTATTGTACCGTTCGGCCTTTGGTAACGGCGATCGCGTCAAAACCCTCAATAAAGTTAGTTTTGACTGGAAAATTGTAGCCAGAACCAATTTGTGATTTTAGATCCCCAAAGGTCATACCAATCTTGGCTGCACCAATGCCGACTGGGGTTATTTGCCGATTTGGATCTGCGGTAGTTTTGAGGGGAGAAAGTGGCTCTGGCTTGGGGTTGGCTTTGATAGCAATCTTGGGTGGAACGGTTTCAATAGGTATTGGAATCGCGACTGGGGTAGGTTGTGGGTAGAGAGATGTTGGGAGTTCGGAGATCGTCGTTTTCGAGGGTTCTTGTGTCGGTTTGACTTTGGTGTCCCCAATGCTCGGTGTCGGCGTTGGCTTCACTGTTGGAGTAAGAGTCGGCGCGATCGTCACAGGCGATGGTGCCACAGGTGTAACTATCGGTGTCGGCGCAACCACCGCAGTCGGTGGCGGGTTTTTCTTGC harbors:
- the ureG gene encoding urease accessory protein UreG; the protein is MNPLRVGIAGPVGSGKTALLDGLCKQLRDRYQLAVVTNDIYTQEDAQFLVRSQALDSERIIGVETGGCPHTAIREDASMNIAAIEQLERQFTDLDIVFLESGGDNLAATFSPELVDLTIYTIDVAGGDKIPRKGGPGITKSDLLVINKIDLAAQVGADLGIMERDSIKMRGAKPFIFTNLKLGTGLAEVVNFIVDRVR